In Pseudomonas fakonensis, one DNA window encodes the following:
- a CDS encoding substrate-binding domain-containing protein has product MFKRTVIAASLVAASLASAQSMAAVVGGGATLPEYLYNGNPSTGFEGILPSGFSYTGVGSGGGKTAFLTNAPASIGQAAGTNVDFAGSDSVLSTSELSTYTANHGNDWGNLIQVPAVGTTVTIPFKKAGLNSLTLTASQLCGVFSGTTSTWGQLLGSADTTPIKVVYRSGSSGTTELLARFLNDSCPAAFSVSSTFTSANVGAEPATWVAAATSQAVVDAVEASDGTIGYVSPDFVDVWDAGKVASVKKLASGTAQLPTPDQAQAALASAAAPTGDDRLLPAKWAVTFGSGATDKAVPTSGYPIVGYTNLLVGQCYSNAADAADIRGFLNDLYSGTHNDLIEAHSFIPVPAAFAAEVKKAFLDNSYNQGTDIQNASVCTGIGRS; this is encoded by the coding sequence ATGTTTAAACGTACTGTGATCGCCGCCTCCCTGGTGGCTGCTTCCCTGGCTTCGGCCCAGTCCATGGCCGCTGTTGTCGGTGGCGGTGCCACCCTGCCTGAGTACCTGTACAACGGTAACCCAAGCACTGGTTTCGAAGGCATCCTGCCTTCGGGCTTCAGCTACACCGGCGTGGGCAGCGGCGGCGGCAAGACGGCCTTCCTGACCAACGCCCCGGCGTCGATCGGCCAGGCTGCCGGCACCAACGTCGACTTCGCCGGCTCCGACTCGGTACTGAGCACCTCCGAGCTGAGCACCTACACTGCCAACCATGGCAACGACTGGGGCAACCTGATCCAGGTGCCGGCCGTGGGCACCACCGTCACCATTCCTTTCAAGAAGGCCGGCCTCAACAGCTTGACCCTGACCGCTTCGCAGCTGTGCGGCGTGTTCTCCGGCACCACCAGCACCTGGGGCCAACTGCTGGGTAGCGCCGACACCACCCCGATCAAGGTGGTCTACCGTTCGGGCAGCAGCGGCACTACCGAACTGCTGGCGCGTTTCCTGAACGACTCGTGCCCGGCTGCCTTCTCGGTCAGCAGCACCTTCACCAGCGCCAACGTCGGTGCCGAGCCGGCCACCTGGGTCGCGGCTGCCACCAGCCAGGCCGTGGTCGATGCCGTCGAAGCCAGCGATGGCACCATCGGCTATGTCAGCCCTGACTTCGTCGATGTCTGGGATGCCGGCAAAGTGGCTTCGGTGAAGAAGCTGGCCAGCGGCACTGCGCAACTGCCAACCCCGGACCAGGCCCAGGCCGCTCTGGCCTCGGCCGCTGCACCGACCGGTGACGACCGCCTGCTGCCTGCCAAATGGGCCGTGACCTTCGGCAGCGGCGCCACCGACAAGGCCGTGCCGACCTCGGGCTACCCGATTGTTGGCTACACCAACCTGCTGGTTGGCCAGTGCTACAGCAACGCCGCCGACGCTGCAGACATCCGTGGCTTCCTCAACGACCTGTACTCGGGCACCCACAACGACCTGATCGAGGCCCACTCGTTCATCCCGGTACCGGCTGCCTTCGCTGCCGAGGTGAAAAAAGCCTTCCTGGACAACAGCTACAACCAAGGTACCGATATCCAGAACGCCTCGGTCTGCACCGGCATCGGCCGTTCGTAA